From Triticum urartu cultivar G1812 chromosome 2, Tu2.1, whole genome shotgun sequence, a single genomic window includes:
- the LOC125537342 gene encoding pentatricopeptide repeat-containing protein At1g05670, mitochondrial-like, with protein sequence MLLRRTAAAAAQRSSWLPPWRTILPHVGPARPYSATTSTSSPHRQRLRTPQVTDSSLTTTAAPRPFPDYSPPRPDSPADDALARRLAAALLASPSPGSLPHLPFIPLLRPLHLLLALPLLASHPNLTSLLVPLLLLFPSRPHPHPQLIQCFAIAAHLAVREPGTARAILVRALRFPSPHRHFVEQFIFTYKAFSSDPASFDLLLLCLPSAQLLRRLRQYGLSPSPESCNAVLSRLPLDEAIALFRELPDKNVCSHNILLKALLSAGRLKDARQHFDEMSSPPDVVTYGTMVHGYCDCGELENAVKLLDEMAAKGLESNATVYTSVIALLCNKGQVSDALRVVEDMTMHGVVLDAVVFTTIMSGFCSKGDLAAARRLFEEMQKRGLAADGVTYTALINGLCRAGELKEADRVLQEMVDKGLDVDVVTYTALIDGYCKRGNMVEAFRVHNEMVRRRVAPNVVTYTALSDGLCKQGDVRAANELLHEMCNKGLELNVYTYNSLINGLCKFGNLEQAMRIMTEMEAAGLRPDVYTYTTLIDTLCKSGEFDRAHSMLQEMLDKGIKPSVATYNVLMNGFCMSGRVEGGRKLLEWMLEKNVRPNVVTYNSLMKQYCIDKNMKSTTEIYKGMHSQEVAPNENTYNILIKGHSKARNMKEALYFHHEMIEKGFRLTTSSYSALIRLLNKKKKFSEARGLFDEMRKEGLIAEPDVYSFYIDISFNEDNLESTITLCDELVEASHVKSKAGTN encoded by the coding sequence ATGCTCCtccgccgcaccgccgccgcagCAGCGCAGCGCTCCTCCTGGTTACCCCCCTGGCGAACCATCCTCCCGCACGTCGGCCCCGCCCGCCCTTATAGCGctaccacctccacctcctccccACACCGGCAGCGGCTGCGCACACCGCAGGTTACGGACAGTTCGCTTACTACCACCGCTGCGCCCCGACCGTTCCCGGACTACTCTCCGCCCCGCCCCGACTCGCCGGCCGACGATGCCCTCGCGCGCCGTCTCGCCGCCGCGCTCCTCGCTTCGCCCAGCCCAGGCTCCCTCCCTCATCTCCCCTTCATTCCCCTCCTCCGCCCGCTGCACCTGCTCCTCGCACTCCCCCTGCTCGCCTCCCACCCCAACCTCACCAGCCTCCTGGTCCCGCTCCTCCTGCTCTTCCCCTCCCGACCTCACCCCCATCCCCAACTCATCCAATGCTTCGCCATTGCCGCCCATCTCGCCGTGCGCGAACCCGGAACTGCGCGTGCTATCCTTGTACGAGCTCTTCGTTTCCCATCTCCTCATCGGCATTTCGTCGAGCAGTTCATCTTCACATACAAGGCCTTCTCGTCGGACCCCGCCTCCTtcgacctcctcctcctgtgCCTCCCCTCCGCCCAGCTGCTCCGCCGGCTCCGCCAGTACGGCCTATCCCCATCCCCAGAATCCTGTAATGCTGTGCTCTCCCGCCTTCCCCTTGATGAAGCAATTGCCTTGTTCCGAGAACTCCCCGACAAGAACGTCTGCTCCCACAATATACTCCTCAAGGCGCTCCTTAGTGCAGGCCGGCTCAAGGATGCACGCCAACATTTTGATGAAATGTCGTCACCGCCAGATGTTGTGACGTACGGCACTATGGTCCATGGCTACTGCGATTGTGGTGAGCTGGAGAATGCGGTGAAGCTGTTGGATGAAATGGCAGCAAAGGGGCTGGAGTCAAATGCGACAGTGTATACAAGTGTGATTGCATTGCTGTGCAATAAAGGGCAGGTTTCAGATGCTTTGAGGGTGGTAGAGGACATGACGATGCATGGGGTGGTGTTGGATGCAGTGGTGTTTACAACTATAATGAGTGGATTTTGTAGCAAGGGTGATTTGGCAGCTGCAAGAAGGTTGTTCGAAGAGATGCAGAAGAGAGGGTTGGCCGCTGATGGGGTGACATATACCGCGCTTATCAATGGTCTTTGTCGGGCTGGGGAGTTGAAAGAGGCAGACAGAGTACTTCAGGAGATGGTGGACAAGGGATTGGATGTTGATGTGGTCACATATACGGCACTCATTGATGGGTACTGCAAAAGAGGGAACATGGTGGAAGCCTTCCGAGTTCACAATGAAATGGTACGGAGAAGAGTGGCACCAAATGTGGTGACATACACGGCTCTGTCTGATGGACTGTGCAAGCAGGGGGATGTGCGTGCTGCTAATGAGCTATTGCATGAGATGTGCAACAAGGGGTTAGAGCTGAATGTTTACACATACAACTCCCTGATCAATGGCCTGTGCAAGTTTGGCAATCTGGAGCAGGCCATGAGGATCATGACAGAGATGGAAGCAGCCGGACTTAGACCAGATGTTTATACATATACAACTCTTATAGATACACTCTGCAAGTCAGGAGAGTTTGACAGGGCTCACAGCATGTTACAGGAAATGTTAGATAAAGGAATTAAGCCTAGTGTTGCGACTTACAATGTTCTAATGAATGGTTTTTGCATGTCAGGTAGGGTAGAAGGAGGAAGAAAGCTGCTCGAGTGGATGCTGGAGAAGAACGTCCGCCCAAATGTTGTAACGTATAATTCTCTTATGAAGCAGTACTGCATTGACAAGAACATGAAATCTACCACTGAGATTTACAAGGGGATGCATTCTCAGGAGGTGGCTCCAAATGAGAACACATACAATATATTGATCAAGGGGCACAGTAAGGCAAGAAATATGAAAGAGGCACTGTATTTCCATCATGAAATGATAGAGAAGGGATTTAGACTCACAACAAGCTCTTATAGTGCTCTTATAAGATTGCTGAATAAAAAGAAGAAATTTTCTGAGGCAAGAGGGTTATTTGACGAGATGCGAAAGGAGGGTTTGATAGCTGAACCAGATGTTTACAGTTTTTATATTGACATCAGTTTTAATGAGGATAATTTGGAGTCGACCATTACACTTTGTGATGAACTGGTGGAAGCCAGTCATGTAAAATCTAAAGCTGGCACAAACTAA